Proteins co-encoded in one Polaromonas vacuolata genomic window:
- a CDS encoding adenosylcobinamide-GDP ribazoletransferase, protein MIAVRHYLLALQFFTRIPVTGRLAAWVGFSPAMLRASAGHFPGIGILVGAIVAGFSALLLSALPASTMLPLVVAVLGTLLSVMLTGAFHEDGLADIADGLGGSYERERALIIMKDSRVGAFGALALVLAILSKVALLALIGSISSSAMLLALFTAHVVSRGWPLLLVRLMAHVGDAAGSKSKPLADKITGLSLLTALLWVLVGLGLAFVQQSFTAGFYLWNFLLTMAAALLASGLGFLYMWRLLWRRLQGFTGDGLGATQQVCEIAFYFGLALAL, encoded by the coding sequence ATGATTGCTGTACGTCACTATTTATTGGCGCTGCAATTTTTCACCCGTATACCGGTGACTGGCCGTCTGGCCGCGTGGGTCGGTTTTAGCCCAGCCATGTTGCGCGCCAGCGCTGGGCATTTCCCCGGCATAGGCATTTTGGTGGGCGCAATAGTGGCGGGTTTTAGCGCTTTGTTACTCTCCGCCTTACCGGCCAGCACGATGCTGCCGCTGGTGGTGGCGGTGTTGGGCACGCTGCTCAGCGTGATGTTGACGGGAGCTTTTCACGAAGACGGCTTAGCCGATATAGCCGATGGTTTGGGCGGCAGCTACGAGCGTGAGCGCGCCCTCATCATCATGAAAGATTCGCGGGTAGGCGCATTTGGTGCGCTGGCGCTGGTGTTGGCAATACTCAGCAAAGTCGCTTTGCTCGCGCTAATAGGCAGCATCAGTTCAAGTGCAATGTTGCTGGCCCTATTTACCGCCCATGTGGTGTCCCGCGGCTGGCCTTTGCTACTGGTTCGCTTGATGGCGCATGTGGGTGACGCGGCAGGCTCAAAATCAAAACCCTTGGCAGACAAAATAACTGGCCTAAGTTTACTCACGGCTTTGCTTTGGGTGCTAGTAGGTCTGGGCTTGGCGTTTGTGCAGCAGTCATTCACAGCAGGCTTTTATCTCTGGAATTTTCTGCTGACCATGGCCGCCGCTTTGCTTGCATCTGGCCTAGGATTTTTATATATGTGGCGCTTGCTCTGGCGGCGTCTGCAAGGCTTTACTGGCGACGGCTTGGGCGCAACTCAGCAGGTTTGCGAAATCGCCTTTTACTTTGGTCTAGCGCTGGCGCTATGA
- the cobT gene encoding nicotinate-nucleotide--dimethylbenzimidazole phosphoribosyltransferase — translation MKTSIPKLLDINNQDLNRTLQKVLDSKTKPHGSLGQLEDLALKIGQILGTQYPVLLAPQMVVFAADHGLCARGISAFPSDVTWQMVENFLAGGAAVSVLARQHGLALTVVDCGVKHDFLAGRPAGSVRLGLQVRKADGAEHGTHNSSSQAAMSMAQCEQALIHGRELVKSLPGNALLLGEMGIGNSSAASLLLARIAKLDIAQCTGAGTGLDAAAVQRKTAVLREVLHRHADLNQPLEILAAMGGFEIATMTGAVLQAAHERRVILVDGFIASSAVMLAHALEPLVLQRCIFAHRSGERGHEFMLQHLGVEALLDLGLRLGEGSGAALAWPLLKSACLILHEMASFEAAGVSEKTSAAPELG, via the coding sequence ATGAAAACTAGCATTCCAAAACTCTTAGACATCAACAATCAAGACTTAAACCGCACACTGCAAAAGGTGCTGGATAGCAAGACCAAGCCGCACGGCTCGCTCGGTCAGCTGGAAGACTTGGCGCTCAAAATTGGGCAAATTCTGGGCACGCAATATCCGGTTTTGCTGGCACCACAAATGGTTGTTTTTGCGGCAGACCACGGACTTTGCGCGCGCGGCATTTCAGCCTTTCCCAGTGATGTCACTTGGCAAATGGTGGAGAACTTTCTTGCCGGTGGCGCAGCCGTCAGTGTCTTGGCACGCCAGCATGGATTGGCGCTGACGGTGGTCGACTGCGGTGTTAAACACGACTTTCTCGCTGGCCGGCCAGCCGGCTCAGTACGCCTAGGCTTGCAGGTCAGAAAAGCCGATGGTGCAGAACACGGCACGCACAACTCCTCAAGCCAAGCTGCCATGAGCATGGCGCAGTGCGAGCAGGCGCTGATCCACGGCCGCGAGCTGGTTAAATCACTGCCCGGTAATGCCTTGCTACTGGGCGAAATGGGGATTGGCAATAGCTCGGCGGCGTCACTGCTATTGGCTCGCATCGCCAAGCTAGACATCGCCCAGTGCACCGGTGCGGGCACGGGTTTGGATGCAGCGGCGGTTCAGCGCAAAACGGCTGTACTGCGTGAAGTGCTGCATCGCCACGCGGACTTAAATCAGCCGCTGGAAATACTCGCCGCTATGGGCGGCTTTGAGATCGCCACCATGACAGGCGCAGTGCTACAAGCGGCCCACGAGCGACGCGTGATTTTGGTGGACGGCTTTATTGCCAGCAGCGCCGTCATGCTCGCCCATGCGTTAGAGCCACTGGTTTTGCAGCGCTGCATCTTTGCGCATCGCTCGGGTGAACGTGGCCATGAATTTATGCTCCAACATTTGGGCGTAGAAGCGTTGCTCGATTTAGGCCTTAGGTTGGGTGAAGGTTCCGGCGCTGCACTGGCTTGGCCATTGCTGAAATCAGCGTGTTTAATACTCCATGAAATGGCTAGTTTTGAAGCGGCAGGTGTGTCAGAAAAAACCTCTGCTGCGCCTGAACTTGGGTAA
- a CDS encoding ABC transporter ATP-binding protein encodes MTSLQLESLALEARNISASLGGAQVLHGLSAKLTSGRWTSIVGPNGAGKSTFLKVLAGLLAHSGEIYLLGQAMAGLRAKDKARQLSWLGQNEASADDLNAYDVVMLGRLPHQSWLAAPSAQDHEQVEKSLRATQAWDWRGRALSQLSGGERQRVLLARALAVDAQVLLMDEPLANLDPPHQTDWLLLVRELVASGKTVVSVLHEISMALHADDLLIMAGGKIVHQGKCAEAKTHAALEQVFDHRIAVHQLAGQWLALPNLPKLAKSPTF; translated from the coding sequence GTGACCTCTTTACAGCTTGAAAGTCTAGCTTTAGAAGCACGCAATATCAGCGCCAGCTTAGGTGGTGCTCAGGTGTTGCATGGCTTATCGGCAAAATTAACGAGTGGTCGTTGGACCAGCATAGTTGGCCCCAACGGCGCGGGTAAATCGACTTTTCTTAAAGTGCTGGCCGGCTTGTTGGCGCACAGCGGCGAGATTTATTTACTCGGCCAAGCGATGGCCGGCCTGCGTGCCAAGGACAAGGCTAGACAGCTGTCTTGGTTAGGCCAGAACGAAGCCTCAGCCGATGACCTCAACGCCTATGACGTGGTGATGTTGGGGCGACTGCCGCACCAGTCTTGGCTGGCCGCACCGTCAGCCCAAGACCATGAACAAGTCGAAAAATCTTTGCGCGCTACTCAGGCTTGGGATTGGCGTGGCCGAGCCTTGAGCCAGCTCTCAGGCGGCGAGCGCCAGCGCGTGCTGCTAGCGCGTGCCCTGGCCGTTGATGCTCAGGTGTTACTGATGGATGAGCCGCTGGCCAATCTCGACCCGCCGCATCAAACCGACTGGCTGCTATTGGTGCGCGAGCTTGTCGCCAGCGGTAAAACCGTGGTCAGCGTGCTGCATGAAATCTCTATGGCCTTGCATGCCGATGATTTACTCATCATGGCCGGCGGAAAAATCGTACACCAAGGCAAATGCGCAGAGGCTAAAACCCACGCAGCCCTTGAACAGGTGTTTGACCACCGCATTGCAGTCCACCAACTCGCTGGTCAGTGGCTGGCGCTACCGAATTTGCCTAAGTTAGCAAAATCACCGACTTTTTGA
- a CDS encoding FecCD family ABC transporter permease, which produces MFARPIPVRDTHLRHQRIALLLTLGLLLLCVLLLLLGVSVGSSGFESLINMQSDPQALQIVQQIRLPRTLGALLAGALLGLAGAVAQGLFRNPLADPYLLGSASGASLGVVCAMALFGVSPMANVWLARIGLTGAAFLGAIAAVLLTLLLAKGVQHTLRLLLAGVVVGVVLGAVTALILLLNPDLMQAMQSFMLGSTAFVGWSACAVMAALLALCLAATGLMSHVLDGLSLGEATAHSLGLRLPQMRFALVAVLALSTGTAVAQTGLIAFVGLAAPHLVRSIVKTTYGRLSLLSSLMGAALLTGADILARWLIAPQELPVGVLTAVLGGGYLLWLMHRQNNPRSSADNRSAA; this is translated from the coding sequence ATGTTTGCAAGACCAATACCCGTGAGAGACACGCACCTACGCCATCAACGTATAGCCTTGCTGTTGACGCTGGGCTTATTGCTGCTGTGCGTACTGCTGCTTTTGCTGGGGGTGAGCGTAGGCAGCAGTGGTTTTGAAAGTTTGATCAACATGCAAAGCGACCCGCAAGCACTGCAAATCGTGCAGCAAATACGGCTGCCCAGAACCCTAGGCGCGCTGCTGGCCGGTGCCTTGCTGGGCTTGGCCGGTGCCGTCGCTCAAGGCCTGTTTCGCAACCCTTTAGCCGATCCTTATTTGCTTGGCAGTGCCTCTGGCGCTTCACTGGGTGTGGTTTGCGCGATGGCGCTTTTTGGGGTCTCGCCCATGGCCAATGTTTGGCTGGCGCGCATCGGTTTAACCGGTGCGGCTTTTCTCGGCGCGATTGCTGCCGTGTTGCTCACATTGCTGCTGGCCAAGGGCGTGCAGCACACGCTGCGCTTGCTGCTCGCTGGAGTCGTGGTCGGCGTGGTGTTGGGCGCAGTCACGGCTTTGATACTGCTGTTAAACCCCGACTTAATGCAGGCCATGCAGTCTTTTATGCTCGGCAGTACTGCTTTTGTTGGCTGGAGCGCTTGTGCCGTGATGGCTGCTCTGCTTGCACTGTGTTTGGCTGCGACAGGCTTGATGAGCCATGTGCTGGACGGTTTGTCGCTAGGCGAAGCGACCGCCCATAGCCTAGGTCTGCGGCTACCGCAAATGCGCTTTGCACTGGTCGCTGTTCTAGCACTTAGCACCGGCACAGCCGTGGCGCAAACCGGTTTAATCGCCTTTGTCGGACTGGCTGCGCCGCACTTGGTGCGCTCCATCGTGAAGACCACTTATGGTCGGCTAAGCCTGCTGTCTAGTTTGATGGGCGCGGCCTTGCTCACCGGTGCCGACATACTCGCACGCTGGTTGATCGCGCCGCAAGAGTTGCCCGTGGGCGTGCTCACCGCAGTACTGGGCGGCGGTTATTTGCTGTGGTTGATGCATAGGCAAAACAACCCGCGTAGCAGCGCTGACAACAGGAGTGCGGCGTGA
- a CDS encoding ABC transporter substrate-binding protein: MKALLATLLGLLCLAPALAFQVTDDRGVTSVFETTPQRIVSLLPSLTETVCALGQCQRLVGVDRYSNYPDSVNRLPQLGGGIDPNLEAIVRLKPDLVLLSRATRVSTRLEALGIKVVALETKNHADVKRILHTVGVILAVPEEIGAAKIWREIQTGLAAATQSIPPKARNAKVYFEVNRGPYAAGESSFIGETLQSLGVRNIVPAALGPFPKLNPEFVLRANPDLIMLGSRSMQGRVDYPGWSGIKAIAEHRICVFNLRDSDTVVRPGPRLAEAARIMAKCLQDQYP; the protein is encoded by the coding sequence ATGAAAGCGCTGCTCGCAACCCTTTTAGGTCTGCTCTGCTTAGCCCCAGCACTGGCTTTTCAAGTCACTGATGACCGCGGCGTCACCAGCGTTTTTGAGACAACGCCGCAGCGCATTGTGAGTCTGCTGCCATCGCTGACCGAAACGGTCTGTGCCCTAGGCCAGTGCCAACGTTTAGTCGGTGTGGATCGCTATTCCAACTACCCAGACAGCGTCAATCGCTTGCCGCAATTAGGCGGTGGAATAGACCCAAATTTAGAAGCGATTGTGCGGCTAAAGCCAGACTTGGTACTGCTTTCACGCGCTACCCGTGTGAGCACAAGACTGGAAGCATTAGGCATTAAAGTCGTTGCGCTAGAGACCAAGAATCATGCCGACGTCAAACGCATTTTGCACACTGTGGGCGTGATTTTGGCGGTACCAGAAGAAATCGGCGCCGCTAAAATCTGGCGCGAGATTCAGACCGGTCTTGCCGCGGCCACACAGTCAATCCCACCCAAGGCTAGAAACGCCAAGGTTTACTTTGAGGTCAACCGCGGCCCGTATGCAGCCGGTGAGTCATCCTTTATCGGCGAGACGTTGCAATCCCTTGGCGTGCGCAACATAGTCCCCGCAGCGCTAGGCCCGTTCCCAAAACTCAACCCCGAGTTCGTGCTGCGCGCCAACCCTGACCTCATCATGCTGGGCAGCCGCAGCATGCAAGGCCGGGTTGATTACCCCGGCTGGTCTGGCATCAAGGCAATCGCCGAGCATCGCATTTGTGTGTTTAACCTACGCGACTCCGACACCGTGGTGCGGCCCGGCCCGCGCTTGGCAGAAGCGGCCCGCATCATGGCCAAATGTTTGCAAGACCAATACCCGTGA
- a CDS encoding bifunctional adenosylcobinamide kinase/adenosylcobinamide-phosphate guanylyltransferase codes for MSRQVNELILGGQKSGKSRRAEMLASAWLAHSTDHKAMLIATAQPWDDEMQTRIERHQQDRASRVPEMTTLEEPLRLVQAIEQLSHANNLIVIDCLTLWLGNLLMPALANTDDEKTRHDKAQVQISRLITGIQNSAGPLVFVGNEIGLGVIPMGRETRAFVDALGLLNQGVASACERVTFMAAGLPLTLKPAA; via the coding sequence ATGAGCCGCCAAGTCAATGAGCTGATATTGGGCGGCCAAAAAAGTGGCAAATCGCGCCGCGCTGAAATGCTAGCCAGCGCTTGGCTAGCCCACTCAACAGATCACAAAGCCATGCTGATTGCCACGGCCCAGCCTTGGGACGATGAAATGCAGACCCGTATCGAGCGTCACCAACAAGACCGCGCTAGTCGGGTGCCCGAGATGACGACCTTAGAAGAGCCGCTAAGATTAGTCCAAGCTATTGAGCAACTCAGCCATGCCAACAACTTAATAGTCATAGACTGCCTGACCTTATGGCTAGGCAATCTCTTAATGCCGGCGCTTGCCAACACGGATGATGAAAAAACCCGACATGACAAAGCCCAAGTGCAGATCTCTAGACTGATCACCGGGATTCAAAACTCTGCCGGCCCTTTGGTATTTGTCGGCAATGAAATCGGTCTTGGCGTAATCCCCATGGGGCGCGAGACGCGCGCTTTTGTCGATGCGCTAGGCCTGCTCAATCAAGGCGTCGCCAGTGCTTGCGAGCGGGTTACTTTTATGGCCGCAGGTCTGCCGCTAACCCTCAAGCCCGCCGCATGA
- a CDS encoding ABC transporter ATP-binding protein — MYKPFEKLLHAYPEDEPQPVPTGFVAFLWACSKGARAYLVGLALLSALMAAFEAMLFAALGRIVDVLSKASPGKLWADNSTLLLVLGGVVLASIVVVAVQTILKHQTLAVNFPMRLRWNFHRLMLGQSMSFYQDEFAGRLTTKVMQTALAVRDTLFVMADVLIAMVIYVITMTLLAASFDPRLSLPFLVWLVCYIAALTYFVPRLGHVGKAQADARSTMTGRITDAYTNISTVKLFSHTHREAAFARSAMHEFMQTGYKQMRLVSSFETVNHALSMGLILGMAGTSLWLWDQGQVGAGAVAAATAMALRLQGMSHWIMWETTSLFESVGTVQDGINTLSRPRTIVDTPDAKDLTVSRGEVVFDHATFSYGNGKPVIDDLTLTVRAGEKIGLVGRSGAGKSTLVNLLLRFHELDSGTLRIDGQDVTLVTQDSLRSHIGMVSQDTSLMHRSVRDNICYSRPNASDEELHAAAKGAQAEGFISTLSDLQGRTGYDVQVGERGVKLSGGQRQRIAIARVMLKNAPILLLDEATSALDSEVEAAIQSSLETLMQGKTVIAIAHRLSTIAAMDRLIVLDQGKIVEQGTHQELLANDGLYARLWTHQSGGFLDEDIH; from the coding sequence ATCTACAAACCTTTTGAAAAACTCCTACACGCCTATCCGGAAGATGAACCACAACCCGTCCCCACCGGTTTTGTGGCGTTTTTATGGGCATGCAGCAAAGGCGCACGCGCTTATCTTGTAGGCTTGGCGCTGCTCTCAGCGCTGATGGCGGCTTTTGAAGCCATGCTGTTTGCCGCCCTCGGCCGCATCGTCGACGTGTTGTCAAAGGCCAGCCCCGGCAAACTCTGGGCCGATAACAGCACCTTGCTCTTGGTATTGGGCGGCGTAGTGCTGGCCAGTATTGTGGTGGTGGCGGTGCAAACCATTCTCAAACACCAAACCTTGGCGGTGAATTTTCCTATGCGTTTACGCTGGAATTTCCACCGCTTAATGCTCGGGCAAAGCATGTCTTTTTACCAAGACGAATTCGCCGGCCGCCTAACCACCAAAGTCATGCAAACCGCGCTGGCAGTGCGCGACACTTTGTTTGTAATGGCCGATGTACTTATAGCCATGGTGATTTATGTGATCACCATGACCCTGTTGGCCGCCTCTTTTGATCCGCGCCTGAGCCTACCGTTTCTGGTCTGGCTGGTGTGCTACATAGCGGCACTGACTTACTTCGTGCCGCGCCTAGGCCATGTGGGCAAAGCCCAAGCTGATGCACGCTCGACCATGACGGGCCGCATTACCGATGCTTATACCAATATCAGCACCGTCAAATTGTTCTCGCACACGCACAGGGAAGCGGCGTTTGCGCGCTCGGCCATGCATGAATTTATGCAAACCGGTTACAAGCAAATGCGCTTGGTATCGAGTTTTGAGACCGTCAACCACGCACTCAGCATGGGCCTTATTTTGGGCATGGCCGGCACTTCGTTATGGCTCTGGGACCAAGGTCAAGTCGGTGCCGGTGCAGTCGCTGCAGCCACCGCAATGGCGCTACGCTTGCAAGGCATGTCACATTGGATTATGTGGGAGACGACCAGCTTGTTCGAAAGCGTAGGCACGGTGCAAGACGGAATAAACACCTTGTCGCGACCACGCACCATAGTCGATACGCCAGATGCCAAAGATTTAACGGTCAGCCGCGGTGAAGTGGTTTTTGACCATGCCACCTTTAGCTACGGCAACGGCAAACCAGTGATTGATGACTTGACGCTCACTGTGCGCGCTGGCGAGAAAATCGGCTTGGTTGGACGCTCAGGCGCTGGCAAATCGACGTTGGTTAATTTACTGCTGCGCTTTCATGAGCTTGACAGCGGCACGCTGCGCATAGATGGCCAAGATGTCACGCTGGTCACGCAAGACAGCTTGCGCAGCCACATCGGCATGGTCTCGCAAGACACCTCGTTAATGCACCGATCAGTACGCGACAACATCTGCTACAGCCGCCCCAACGCCAGCGACGAGGAACTGCACGCCGCGGCCAAGGGCGCACAGGCGGAGGGCTTTATCAGCACGCTCAGTGATTTGCAAGGCCGAACCGGCTATGACGTGCAAGTCGGCGAGCGCGGTGTCAAACTCTCGGGCGGTCAGCGCCAGCGCATAGCGATTGCACGCGTGATGCTAAAGAACGCACCGATATTGCTGCTAGACGAAGCCACCAGCGCACTCGATTCAGAAGTCGAAGCCGCGATTCAAAGCAGCTTAGAGACCTTGATGCAAGGCAAGACCGTTATCGCCATTGCCCACCGCCTGTCAACCATTGCGGCAATGGACAGACTGATAGTCTTAGACCAAGGCAAGATTGTCGAGCAAGGCACGCACCAAGAATTGCTCGCCAATGACGGCTTGTATGCGCGCTTATGGACACACCAGAGCGGTGGATTTTTGGACGAAGATATTCACTAA
- the serB gene encoding phosphoserine phosphatase SerB: protein MTPTEISPGLMANVSLPVLRLSDFKLIAFDMDSTLINIECVDEIADAAGRKSEVSAITEAAMRGEITDYKDSLRQRVALLKGVSLQSMNEVYQQRLKLNPGSAELVNACKQAGLKVLLVSGGFSFFSDRVRDELGIDFTRSNVLEEKDGLLTGRMVDQSWGDICDGDEKRKMLLQTCADLGIAPSQAIAMGDGANDLAMMGVVGLSVAYHAKPAVREQAMLAINTGGLDRLLEIMV, encoded by the coding sequence ATGACTCCAACCGAAATTTCTCCCGGCCTGATGGCCAATGTCAGCCTGCCCGTGCTACGCCTTAGCGACTTCAAGCTGATTGCTTTTGACATGGATTCGACCCTGATCAACATCGAGTGCGTAGACGAAATCGCTGACGCAGCTGGCCGTAAAAGCGAGGTCTCGGCCATCACCGAAGCCGCTATGCGCGGCGAGATCACCGACTACAAAGACAGCTTGCGCCAGCGCGTTGCGCTGCTCAAAGGCGTCAGTCTGCAAAGCATGAATGAGGTCTACCAGCAACGCCTCAAGCTCAACCCGGGCTCAGCAGAGCTGGTTAACGCCTGCAAGCAGGCCGGACTTAAAGTGTTGCTAGTGAGCGGCGGCTTTAGCTTTTTCTCTGACCGGGTGCGCGACGAACTCGGGATAGATTTCACCCGCTCGAATGTGCTGGAAGAAAAAGACGGCCTGCTCACAGGCCGCATGGTCGATCAGTCTTGGGGTGACATTTGCGACGGCGACGAGAAACGCAAGATGCTGCTGCAAACCTGCGCTGACCTGGGCATTGCGCCTAGCCAAGCGATTGCCATGGGCGACGGTGCCAACGACTTGGCCATGATGGGCGTTGTCGGTCTATCCGTGGCCTATCACGCCAAGCCCGCCGTACGCGAGCAGGCCATGCTGGCCATTAACACCGGCGGTCTGGACAGACTGCTGGAAATCATGGTTTAA
- a CDS encoding catalase family peroxidase — MTSTPTKYSLRLARTAAAAAAVAIMGVSPIAAFAADTAAAPTKSVPVAAVEALNVISGGPHAGYRANHAKGVLVTGSFLASKDAAALTMAPHFNSSKPVPVLVRFSNGTGFPAMQDANPNASPHGIAIRFQLPGGASTDIVSISASTFPVATPEEFVQLLQAVGQSGPDAVKPTPIEKFLASHPIAQKWVSTPRPAPESFGTLAFYGVNAFEFTNAKGQSKFTRYQILPMAGEKSLSAADVAKATPNYLMDELPTRIAKAPVKFRLLAQVAEKGDQTIDGSLAWPADRKLVELGVISLTATSPDQVKAQKALLFNPLSLTDGISASKDPVLLIRPAAYGVSFGQRVQ; from the coding sequence ATGACTTCAACACCGACAAAATACTCGCTTCGCCTTGCACGTACTGCTGCTGCAGCAGCAGCAGTCGCCATCATGGGCGTCAGCCCGATTGCCGCCTTTGCAGCCGACACCGCTGCAGCACCTACCAAGTCAGTGCCCGTCGCTGCCGTCGAAGCACTCAACGTCATCTCTGGCGGCCCACATGCGGGATACCGTGCAAATCACGCCAAAGGTGTCTTGGTAACCGGTAGCTTTCTCGCTTCAAAAGACGCTGCGGCATTGACCATGGCACCGCATTTCAACAGCAGCAAGCCCGTGCCTGTCTTGGTTAGATTTTCTAACGGAACAGGTTTTCCAGCGATGCAAGATGCCAACCCAAATGCCAGCCCGCACGGTATTGCGATTCGTTTTCAGCTTCCAGGCGGTGCAAGCACAGACATCGTGAGTATTTCAGCCAGCACCTTTCCAGTTGCCACACCAGAAGAATTTGTCCAATTGCTACAGGCTGTAGGTCAGAGCGGACCTGATGCGGTCAAGCCGACACCGATTGAGAAGTTTTTAGCCAGCCATCCGATTGCGCAAAAATGGGTTTCCACACCGCGTCCAGCGCCTGAGAGCTTTGGCACATTGGCGTTCTACGGTGTCAATGCGTTTGAATTCACAAACGCTAAGGGACAGAGCAAATTCACGCGTTACCAAATCTTGCCAATGGCGGGAGAAAAATCACTCAGCGCTGCTGACGTTGCAAAAGCCACACCCAACTACCTGATGGACGAGCTGCCAACACGTATTGCCAAAGCACCCGTGAAGTTTCGCCTGCTAGCACAAGTGGCCGAAAAAGGTGACCAGACCATAGACGGCTCTTTGGCTTGGCCGGCTGACCGTAAGCTGGTCGAACTCGGTGTGATCAGCTTGACCGCCACTAGCCCAGATCAAGTTAAAGCGCAAAAAGCATTGCTTTTTAACCCACTGTCGCTGACAGATGGTATTTCCGCTTCAAAAGACCCGGTGCTCCTGATTCGCCCAGCAGCCTACGGCGTTAGCTTTGGTCAACGCGTTCAGTAA
- a CDS encoding IS30 family transposase, which yields MIYTHLTRDERYQIAILVKANFNQSEIAKMMDRDKSSISRELRRNRGLRGYRPKQANDKAQERRLACANSPRVADSTWAVVEEKLAEAWSPEQISGHLEARCQPGVSYESIYQYIYADKRAGGSLHKTLRCQKTRKKRSSGRERRGTISRQVSIELRPDIVLERARFGDWEADLVIGAGQKQALVTINERVSRYSIIFHVPFKTAQAVGDALITLLKPFAHCVHTLTTDNGKEFSQHERIASALSADFFFAHPYASWERGANENMNGLIRQFFPKGMRFNCITDDDIALAMHRLNHRPRKCLGYRTPHQVFMEELKSN from the coding sequence ATGATTTACACACACCTCACCCGTGACGAACGTTACCAGATTGCAATCCTCGTCAAAGCAAACTTCAATCAAAGTGAAATTGCAAAAATGATGGACCGTGATAAATCGAGCATCAGCCGTGAGTTGCGTCGTAACCGCGGTCTACGAGGCTATCGCCCTAAGCAGGCAAATGACAAAGCCCAAGAACGTAGACTTGCCTGCGCCAACAGTCCTAGAGTTGCTGACTCGACATGGGCTGTAGTGGAGGAAAAGTTGGCTGAGGCTTGGAGCCCCGAACAAATCAGCGGCCACCTCGAAGCTCGATGCCAACCCGGTGTTAGCTATGAGAGCATTTACCAGTACATCTACGCTGACAAACGCGCGGGCGGCAGCTTGCATAAAACACTGCGTTGCCAGAAGACGCGAAAAAAACGCAGCAGTGGCCGTGAACGGCGCGGCACCATCTCTCGCCAGGTCTCAATAGAACTGCGACCCGACATCGTGCTTGAGCGTGCGCGCTTTGGCGACTGGGAGGCTGATCTGGTGATTGGTGCCGGGCAGAAGCAAGCCCTAGTGACGATTAACGAGCGTGTCTCTCGGTATTCAATAATTTTCCACGTGCCATTCAAAACAGCGCAAGCCGTAGGGGACGCGTTAATCACTTTACTTAAACCATTCGCTCATTGCGTGCACACACTCACGACAGATAACGGCAAGGAATTTTCTCAGCATGAACGAATAGCTTCTGCGCTGAGTGCAGATTTCTTTTTCGCCCATCCATACGCCTCGTGGGAGCGTGGGGCAAACGAGAATATGAACGGTTTGATTCGCCAGTTTTTCCCAAAGGGGATGCGCTTTAATTGCATCACCGACGATGACATTGCTTTAGCGATGCACAGGCTCAATCATCGTCCTAGAAAATGTTTGGGGTATCGAACACCGCATCAGGTTTTTATGGAAGAGTTAAAGTCCAACTAA